The genomic DNA CTGTGACgcacagaatttatttttacgGGTCATTTCTCAGAAAAGTGTGACTATGACGCAGGATTTGTGCTTCAGGGAAAACCCTGCAAATTATTCTCGGCAAATGAAATTGCTTTATTTCAGGAAAACCTGCAAAATATAAAAGGTTTCATGACTTTCCCAGGTTAGAGCTACTGATTTTATATCACTTCACATCTCACAGCACAGTGCCACCTAACCAGCGTAGGCATTGCTACCTGAACTTTAGGATCACGTAAAGCGTTTGAGACCACCCCTCTGGTAAATTTTAACTTGAGATTATACCTGACGGACCCGTAATATtcataacacacacacacacacacacacacacacacacacacacacacaaacacacacatatatatatatatatatacggagttgttcagaaaaagtagaaaatactttctataaaggTCACCTTGATCAGTagtatgtattttgtcttacaaaacatgtacttcgACTGTCCACATTCTactttgtacaaaatatcaaactctttaaaacatattttttctctaaatttgtttttgttgtgtgtccgTAGGGTGGTTTCAAAAGGCTTTACAAGAACCTTAAACAGGCtggagacttcccctggattgagagacagtctccagatctaaacactgtctctcgtttaaaagacaaaatgtctttcgatcgaaatactgtatttagcttaagtgttgaaaaaacatgaaatcattattaaaacaatcatttcattacagacgcattatttattcattgaaacaacttgttatttccagtaaactttacaagaaacacattgtcatagaagtttgctttagcattataatgcttaaacaagattgatttcccaaaataattttgattttgaaaatttgataaaagctcccaaacaaaatttttttcttataaacactataaaaacaccttataaacaccatcaaaaccgcttttttggtgtttgttagtgtgttccattagtgatccattgaaacaatcaagaaatggttgcaatggatcgcaaacggaacgtgttccattaaatggatcgcgattttgaagcgagttattaactttacagagccattcagaaggcttcctcctcttttatcaggaaacatatggttttaatcCATCCAATGTACCATATAACAGCAGATCTTCTAGTTGCTatggttatgttatgtaatctcaTCTAAGGTATAATATTGAGGGACAGAAATTAGTGCATTTTTAGGTAGTAAGTGTAGAGGTTGGACATATGATATGGATTTATTGAAGAGAAAATGgtggttgttatttcatttaatttctgtgatttacaactaaaggtattttcttaaaacatgtacttacaattcagtataaatgaatacatgtttacattgtgattctttatagatttcaataaaataagtgtATGTTAGAATTCCAAGATTTATTAAATGCATAAcacaatagtttttgaaatgctgattcAAATGACCTGTATACTTTCTTATATGGAAACtagttaataaatatatgtttctctttgtctatccatattttacaaaatttaagatggaatttctgttagctgcatgatttatcaaacgatttgtataaaactgcatCCAGATCCTGATCATGAAAATGCTGAATGATTGCTaaatttgtattatatataatatatataatttaacaaataatatatttgaataattttaacagaaagaccttttcaacagttactgcataTCTCTGCAAAGCCAGGCTATACCCAATCACATTAAcgatttgccaaaactgaatgcatcaggtttcaattaaatacagcCTGTAGTTAGGAATCtttcagtttgatgaaacgcATTCCATTGAGCGATCTATTAAGCGATCTATTATATGCGTTCCGTTAAGCGATCCATTATGAgatccattatacgatctattatgcgttccattatacgatctattatgTGTTCCATTGAGCGATCTATTGTGCGCTCCATTAGCGTGTTGTTAAATTTGTGTTAATTAGCGAtacattagctcatttgcatgtgaaattggaaCATGGTTTTGATGGTGTTTACTGGATTAATAACTCGCTTGCGGATCACAGTTTTAGTGGcgtttattgacagtgtttattgggcctttttttttgtttgggagaaagataattttctatatttgaaacaaatttgcgcattctaaaaagagagttttaattactctttcaatgatttttattgcttaagctaatttgagtcttcCGATCGAAAGGCATTTTGTCTTTCGAACGAGAGACAATGTTAAGATCGAGAGAATGTCTCTTAATAGAGGGGAAGTCTCCGACCCGTCAACAGCACTGAAAGCAAAAATATGATAACTTTTCCCGATATTAGTTTGTATTTACAGTAATAATTCAGTACTTCATGGTTTTAACTTATTGTCACATTGGTCAGGAATTGAGTTTGTTTTACAGCGGCTTCGCAATTCCTCAGATATAATTACCTTGTAtgccttattattattatacccatCGATTCGTGATTTCCCATCGATTCGTGACGCAAATAAACGTCTAGAATTTACGCTCGTGCAACGTCGTACGTCATCCGGAAACTACGCCATTTTTAGCTGAAACACTATTCAACAATATTTCCAAGCAAAATGCGCAAGAAGCAGGTAAATAAGTTGTAATTTTGAAATaccaatacaatttttttttaaaaatgcattaaaatatgcTTTTACACCCAATTTTACTCTTTTATTCTGTCACTTTTTGCAGTTTCTGCAGTTTCATGGTTTTCCCCAAGTTGTCTCCCCGAGATCCTGGTCACCGAAGCGATTTACATAATACAGGGTTACCGAAAAGTTTCTTACTTCATATAGTCGAGTGTAGCGAAAATCCAATTAACGTCCAATTATGAAACAGAAAGTGTTTATTTAGCGCAACTGTCCATTTACTGAATGTCCTTCATTTTATTGACGTAACGTAGTAATATTTCAAACCTGTTTTCATTTCTTTCCCTTATTCAACGACCTTTCAGTGAAAGTTACTGcagaaatgaataaatttaggCCCGAATTGTGttattttaatttcaagaaatcaattttttattGAACCAGATGCTTGTAAGATCAGTGCAAATGAGTGCACTTACTTTTCAGGGTAATCCAGCAAGAGTTGAAAAAAAGTACCGGAGGTACTCCCCTGAATCTCTTTTAAAGGCCTTTCATCTGGTAAAAGAAAAGGGTGTTACGGTCCAAAAAGCCGCCAGAATGTTTGGGGTCCCCTCTCGAACTTTAAGAGACCGTGTATTGGGACACATAGATGCAGGCAACTACTGTATGGGAGGTGAAACGTTGTTTACACGGGATGAAGAAGAAACCCTCGTTGAGCACGTGGAGACTTTAGCAGAGTTGGGCTATGGGTATACCAACGTCAGGTTACAACAATTAGCAGGCGAATTAGCATTTGATTTAGGTAAAAAGAAGATAAATAAAGCCATGAGTAATAACTGGTTGGCTGGATTTTTGCGCCGATGGAATGACCGCCTTTCGTCCGTTAACCCCCGTAAGCTTGAGAGTACGCGTGCCAAGTGTGCAACCCCTGAAGTTCTTGACAAGTATTTTGAAAACCTAAAACAGGTTTTAACTGAAAACGACTTACTTGACAAGCCACAATTCATTTATAACCTAGACGAAACCGGACTTCAACCAGAACATCGCCCACCCAACATAGTTGCAAACCCTAGGACAAAGCCACAGGCCATTACTTCGCCCAGAAGCACTACCACAACTCTGATTGCTTGTGAAAATGCACTCAGAAATTCTCTTCCTCCATATTTCGTTTTCAAAGGTAAACGGTGGAATCCAGACCTCATGAAAGGAGCCACAGCTGGTGCCAAAGGTGTACTGTCCGAATCCGGTTGGTCAAATGGCGAAATCTTCCAAGACTACCTGAAGACCCATTTCATACCGTATGTAAGACCTACACAAGCCAGTTCTCAACCTATACTTCTCATCTATGATGGTCATAGTTCCCACAAAACACCACAGTTGATTAGCTGGGCCAAGGAACAGGgtctaattttgtttgttttaccgGCTCATTCTTCACACTTACTACAGCCTTTGGACGTCTCAATTTTCGGACCATTCAAGAACTACTACTATTCAGAGTGTTCCACATATATGCATCAACATTTAGGTCAAACAATCACcaaatatgaaatttgttcaATCGCCTGCAGAGCATACTTGAAAGCCATGACACCTTTGAATATTCAAGCTGGATTTCGCAAAACAGGTATTTACCCACTTCGTAAAGAGGTCATATCACCAGAAAAGCTTATTCCATGCGAAAGTTTCAGGGAAGATAAGCCCATAGAAAAGGTAAAGGCAATGAAAGCTGGAAAGGATGCTGTTGGTGAATTCCTCCGCATAAAGGAAGAACGCCAGCAACGGGAAATGTGTTCCACTTGCATATGTGGCAAGAAAAAGGTACAGAAACCTAATGCAGCTGGCACAGCTATCACCGGAGACAAATACATGGAGGAACTTGAAGAATacgaaaaaaataaaaccataaacaaGGCTAAAGCAACACAGAAGACAATGCCACTTGACAGTCCAAAGCCATCAACAAGTGGAAATAACATTAACAGAACCAAACCAGTCACTGTTGATTCTGATACAGACTTTGATGATGAAGAAACAAACGAAAGTGACGTCTGCTGTGTTTGTAAGAAGAGCTCTCCACCGGCAATTCATGAGCTACCCGCATTAAAAATTGTCAACTGGGCGCAATGTGACAACTGCATGCATTGGGTACACCTTGCATTCTGTACATCAACAAGAGTTGTAAGACGACACAGCACCTTTCTATGTCCACACTGCACACAATGAACTCAAGTCTACAATGTTTAACGTTTTTTGTTACTTAAAGTTACACAAGTTCTTTCTGTTTTTCCATATGTTTCAAGTTTAATTGTCATTGAAGTTTATCTACATTCTCTACATTTGTTTCTGAAAGTAGTTTTGGGTGGGTGACGTGTCAGTCGCTAACCCTTCTACATTTCATTGTTAATTCCcttcatattttgtaatttgatgttttaaaaagtatcaaAAGTTCTGATAGTCGTATTGGAAGTCATCTTATAATGCTAGACAAATTTGTTATCCTGCAACGTATATTGAGCACAGTGGACTGGAATGAACCAAACTAACGTTCGGCGGTGCAAAAATTTTGGTGCGCATCTGTATTCCATGACGTCATAGCCTAAAATAGAATTCCACGAATCGATGAGTGAGCGTCCAAATGATCAAGACGGTCAGGGTTGCTGTGTAAAAGGTATGCATTGCATATGAAAAACATTACATGTAaaacaggctgggcacatctcccaatctgggtaaattacctcgttcggggtaatataccccgatcggggtataacaagaacaatagaaaagcacaaaaaaattatatttcttttttctttaaagtgctaacataaatatttttactaaagctTTATATCATCATTACAAATATGTTTACGTACCATATTATCAATTTTAcatatgttaaaaaatggtgaaaatctgaaatttttacaacaaaaatctgttaaaaaattatcatattgtcaACTGTTTATATCATACGAAGTTGACCCGAGATTATGAGCATTAGCACTtccttaataaaaaagttatcaaaaattttgtacttttctattgttctggtataccccgatcggggtatattaccccgaacgaggtaatttaccccgattgggagatgtgcccagcctgtaAAACTTCGAAGTTTATAAAGTTGCAGGCattagattttattattaaatgcacAAATTGTATGCATGTATGTTCCGTTTTTGTTGCGCATGCGCGATTTTTCACAACAAGCGTCACGAATCGACGGGTAAGAAGCATACCCCACCCacatatttcattatttgtatataatttttggcCTAGCCCTTCAAACTTCGAATTCAACATAGTCAACGAATAACACTTCTATGCTTTATGTTCCAATAGACAACAAATGCACATGAACAAATAACTGCAAGAAATGCGTAAggaattatagcaaaaacattACCAAAGAAAAATGCGCTCATGAGGAAATGACAAATTATGGCGGTTAAATGACGAAGGGAAGTAACTGTCGAAAGCTGCTTTTTCTTCGGTTACATTACACAAATTCAATTCCTTCTATCACGTAGAAAAAATGAAATAggcgctgttatttcaaagacaGTGTTTAGGATTTAGGAACTTTATGTTTTATAACGACTTGCATAAATGATGTTTAAATATATTCAAGAttacattatttgtttgttaGAATCGTTTATTGCATAAAACTTGGCAAATACCAAAAAAATGTATTCTACATTTAATTTTCAACTACGGACAGATAAGACATTCAAACGTCAGTAAATGTTAGGACTTCTGATGACCTTGGAGTACGTGTTCACTGTCAGTTTGTTTGTGTTCTTTATGTTGTTTTCTTCTCTTTCATTTCAATAGGATATTTCTTTAGCATGTAACCTTTAATATGCCTgtttgtctcttcctttgtttcatcaatgaccttcccgactctgttaaaagtagaatacgcttatttgctgatgcaCCATCATATACCTCACCATTGACTCATTAGTAGACTCTTACAAACTTCAAGACGATTTgagaaaattagaaaaatgggAACGTtaatggtctatggaattcaatcctgataaatgcgaagtcataagaatctcaaaaaaaaaatatatatatatatacatcatcTTTCCATATAAGTTACATAATCAAGAACTTAAAACTatagaaaatgctaaatatcttgggattactattagtgatgactttagtaggaaaaaacatattgaaattacatcttcaaaagctagtaacactctcagatttataaaaaagaaatgtacaatgcaATAACctacaaaacatacgttcgcccacaaatAGAATACTGTAataccatatggcatccatggcacaaaaacttagcatatgagatagaaaaggtacaaagaaCTGCAGCCAGATAAGTCATGAatgactactcataccaaagcagcgtaacatcaatgcttgaaactcttaaatggcagacattagaacagagaagaatacatgcatccctaaaaatgttacaaaatatcacacaacctcgtctctgtagatcataaccacctgacagcttctagaaatttaaactttaccaTTCCATCtccaagaacacaatatcatatgaactcctttttccccgcacgatcagatactggaacgccttaccTTATAAAATCAAGgacagtgcttcacatctgataTAGACTCgaatatgtactaatgtcatcatcctgtttttatttttaacaaagctgtatatattactgctcttactctcttaacacatgAATATcctgtatcatgtaacatagcaacatgcttttaacagctgcccgacctcccagttatgatcagaaattgattgttgggagtatttTCGTAGTTGTAGATGTAGTTTAGCTACAAGTTAGTCAATGTCGCTATGTGCTAATCCgctatttatatattattaatagtcactatttttatgtttaataatttgtcttatttgtttattaaaatatgtcttaaaatcaTTATAGTATTAATAATTACTATTATGTTCATGTTTTCACGGATTTTCTTTATTACTATTAATAAATTGTCTTATGTATACTTTAAACCTTTCACAGacactatagtctgtcccacctaattttggacctccgattaTCTATTTATACTGTATGTAAAATTGGAAAAGTTGTCAAAAATGACATTGTTAATACCAgaaggttaatatctctaggcatctttttcatttttttttcttttttcttttttctttttgaaaaaaaatgtaaaatgaagtgaaaaatcaagattttatgttttccctatagacttgcattgtaaaatgacgtAACGTCCATTTCAAGACGGTGGCGTCaatacaaacgtcatttgggggtttgctctCAGTTAGCGACGTCTGATCAATTTATTGTTGAATAgcagacatggaaaattaaaacaaactttgtccaaaaacaaagacaaatatcaaacagggaatgccacgtaccaaaaacgcagcctacccaaaacgaaacctacagcacgcagacgtgcataccacaaacacacacacacacacatacacata from Mercenaria mercenaria strain notata chromosome 11, MADL_Memer_1, whole genome shotgun sequence includes the following:
- the LOC128546943 gene encoding uncharacterized protein LOC128546943, with the translated sequence MFGVPSRTLRDRVLGHIDAGNYCMGGETLFTRDEEETLVEHVETLAELGYGYTNVRLQQLAGELAFDLGKKKINKAMSNNWLAGFLRRWNDRLSSVNPRKLESTRAKCATPEVLDKYFENLKQVLTENDLLDKPQFIYNLDETGLQPEHRPPNIVANPRTKPQAITSPRSTTTTLIACENALRNSLPPYFVFKGKRWNPDLMKGATAGAKGVLSESGWSNGEIFQDYLKTHFIPYVRPTQASSQPILLIYDGHSSHKTPQLISWAKEQGLILFVLPAHSSHLLQPLDVSIFGPFKNYYYSECSTYMHQHLGQTITKYEICSIACRAYLKAMTPLNIQAGFRKTGIYPLRKEVISPEKLIPCESFREDKPIEKVKAMKAGKDAVGEFLRIKEERQQREMCSTCICGKKKVQKPNAAGTAITGDKYMEELEEYEKNKTINKAKATQKTMPLDSPKPSTSGNNINRTKPVTVDSDTDFDDEETNESDVCCVCKKSSPPAIHELPALKIVNWAQCDNCMHWVHLAFCTSTRVVRRHSTFLCPHCTQ